One Pseudomonas fluorescens genomic region harbors:
- a CDS encoding acyltransferase: MLDFLPAPVRGVIASLLLALNTILLCSFLFCVALVKALPFALTQRIAAWLMSHTHEAWISNNKGWMNLVRRTRWHVSGLQGLDYQHSYLITSNHQSWVDILVLQYVLNRKIQPLKFFLKQELIWVPVIGLAWWALGFPFMKRYSKAYLEKHPEKKGKDLETTRKTCAKFRHNPVGIFNFVEGTRFTEGKHAQQQSPFKYLLKPKAGGIAFVLDAMGEQLESIVNVTIHYPAGRPGFWDLLSGNVRDVVVHFEELKIPPAFIGKNYDQDGEYRLQFQGWINQLWLDKDALLEQLHHEYPKR; this comes from the coding sequence ATGCTGGATTTTCTACCTGCACCCGTGCGCGGCGTGATCGCCTCGCTGCTGTTGGCGCTCAATACGATCCTGCTCTGCTCGTTTCTGTTCTGCGTGGCGCTGGTCAAGGCCCTGCCGTTTGCCTTGACCCAGCGCATCGCCGCCTGGCTGATGAGCCACACCCACGAAGCGTGGATCAGCAATAACAAGGGCTGGATGAACCTGGTGCGCCGCACCCGTTGGCACGTGAGCGGCCTGCAAGGCCTCGACTATCAGCACTCGTACCTGATCACCAGCAACCACCAGAGCTGGGTCGATATTCTGGTTTTGCAATACGTGCTCAACCGCAAGATTCAACCGCTGAAGTTCTTCCTCAAGCAGGAGCTGATCTGGGTGCCAGTGATCGGTTTGGCGTGGTGGGCGCTGGGCTTTCCGTTCATGAAGCGCTACTCCAAGGCGTATCTGGAAAAGCACCCGGAGAAGAAAGGCAAAGACCTCGAAACCACTCGCAAGACTTGCGCGAAGTTTCGCCATAACCCGGTGGGAATTTTCAACTTCGTCGAAGGCACGCGCTTCACCGAAGGCAAGCATGCGCAGCAGCAATCACCCTTCAAATATCTGCTCAAGCCCAAGGCTGGCGGGATTGCTTTTGTGCTGGATGCGATGGGCGAGCAGCTGGAGTCGATCGTCAACGTGACAATTCATTACCCGGCCGGCCGTCCGGGTTTCTGGGATTTGCTCAGCGGCAATGTGCGCGATGTGGTGGTGCATTTTGAAGAGCTGAAGATCCCGCCGGCCTTCATCGGCAAGAACTACGATCAGGATGGCGAATATCGCCTGCAGTTTCAGGGCTGGATCAACCAGCTGTGGCTGGACAAGGATGCGTTGCTGGAACAGCTGCACCACGAGTATCCAAAGCGTTGA
- the pta gene encoding phosphate acetyltransferase, whose amino-acid sequence MQTFFIAPTDFGVGLTSISLGLVRTLERAGLKVGFFKPIAQPHPGDTGPERSTELVARTHGLKPPQPLGLAHVERMLGDGQLDELLEEIITLYQQAAIGKDVLVVEGMVPTRSASYAARVNLHLAKSLDAEVILVSAPENEVLAELSGRVELQAQLFGGPKDPKVLGVILNKVKTDESMDVFATRLKEHSPLLRSGDFRLLGCIPYQPELNAPRTRDVADLMGAQVLNAGDYETRRMSKIIICARTMRNTVELLKPGVLVVTPGDRDDIILAVSLAAINGVPLAGLLLTSDTLPDPRIMDLCRGALQAGLPVLSVSTGSYDTANLLNGLNKEIPIDDRERAEIITDFVASHLDAKWLHQRCGTPREMRLSPAVFRYQLIQRAQAANKRIVLPEGSEPFTVQAAAICQERGIARCVLLAKPEDVEAVARAQGIVLPPGLEILDPDLIRERYVEPMVALRKTKSLNAPMAEQQLEDTVVIGTMMLALDEVDGLVSGVINTTANTIRPALQLIKTAPGCTLVSSVFFMLFPEEVLVYGDCVMNPHPSATELAEIALQSADSAAAFGITPRVAMISYSSGESATGEEVEKVREATLLAHEQQHSLLIDGPLQYDAAANAEVARQLAPNSQVAGRATVFVFPDLNTGNTTHKAVQRSADCVSLGPMLQGLRKPVNDLPRGAQVDDIVYTIALTAIQAANRPMDV is encoded by the coding sequence ATGCAAACTTTTTTTATCGCACCCACCGATTTTGGTGTGGGTCTGACCTCCATCAGCCTCGGGCTGGTGCGTACGCTTGAGCGAGCCGGGCTGAAAGTCGGCTTCTTCAAGCCGATCGCCCAACCGCATCCGGGTGACACCGGCCCTGAGCGCTCTACCGAACTGGTGGCGCGCACCCATGGCCTCAAACCGCCCCAGCCGCTGGGCCTGGCCCACGTTGAGCGCATGCTCGGCGACGGGCAACTCGACGAGTTGCTCGAAGAAATCATCACCCTGTATCAACAGGCCGCCATTGGCAAAGACGTGCTGGTCGTCGAAGGCATGGTGCCGACGCGCAGCGCCAGCTATGCCGCGCGGGTCAATCTGCACTTGGCCAAAAGCCTTGATGCCGAGGTGATTCTGGTCTCGGCGCCGGAAAACGAAGTGCTTGCGGAGCTGTCCGGCCGGGTCGAGTTGCAGGCGCAATTGTTCGGCGGCCCGAAAGACCCGAAAGTCCTTGGTGTGATCCTCAACAAGGTCAAAACCGATGAGAGCATGGACGTCTTCGCCACGCGTCTGAAGGAGCATTCGCCATTGTTGCGCAGCGGTGATTTCCGCCTGCTCGGCTGCATTCCATACCAGCCGGAACTCAACGCACCACGCACCCGCGACGTTGCCGACCTGATGGGCGCGCAAGTACTCAATGCCGGTGATTACGAAACCCGCCGGATGAGCAAAATCATCATTTGCGCACGCACGATGCGCAACACCGTCGAGTTGCTCAAGCCCGGCGTGCTGGTGGTAACGCCGGGGGATCGCGATGACATCATCCTCGCCGTCAGCCTCGCTGCGATCAACGGCGTACCTTTGGCCGGCCTGCTGCTGACCAGCGACACCCTGCCCGACCCGCGCATCATGGATCTGTGCCGTGGGGCGTTGCAGGCCGGTTTGCCGGTATTGTCGGTGAGCACCGGTTCCTACGACACCGCCAACCTGCTCAATGGTCTGAACAAGGAAATCCCCATTGATGACCGCGAGCGTGCGGAAATCATCACCGATTTCGTTGCCAGCCACCTCGACGCCAAATGGCTTCACCAGCGCTGCGGCACACCGCGGGAAATGCGCCTGTCGCCAGCGGTGTTCCGTTATCAATTGATTCAGCGCGCACAAGCGGCGAACAAGCGCATCGTCTTGCCCGAAGGCAGCGAGCCGTTCACCGTCCAAGCGGCGGCGATCTGCCAGGAACGCGGGATCGCCCGTTGCGTGTTGCTGGCCAAACCGGAAGACGTCGAAGCCGTCGCTCGCGCCCAGGGCATCGTGTTGCCGCCGGGGCTGGAGATTCTTGATCCGGACCTGATCCGCGAGCGCTACGTCGAGCCGATGGTTGCGCTGCGCAAAACCAAGAGTCTCAATGCGCCGATGGCCGAGCAGCAACTGGAAGACACCGTGGTGATCGGCACCATGATGCTTGCGCTGGATGAAGTCGACGGCCTGGTGTCCGGGGTTATCAATACCACTGCAAACACCATCCGCCCGGCTCTGCAACTGATCAAGACAGCGCCGGGTTGCACGCTGGTGTCGTCAGTGTTTTTCATGCTGTTTCCGGAAGAAGTGCTGGTGTACGGCGACTGCGTGATGAACCCGCATCCGAGCGCCACAGAACTGGCGGAGATTGCTCTGCAAAGTGCCGACTCGGCGGCGGCATTCGGCATCACCCCACGGGTGGCAATGATCAGTTATTCCAGCGGCGAATCGGCCACAGGCGAAGAGGTGGAAAAAGTTCGCGAGGCCACCCTGCTCGCCCATGAACAACAACATTCGTTGCTGATCGACGGTCCGCTGCAATACGACGCCGCTGCCAACGCCGAAGTCGCCCGACAACTGGCGCCGAACAGCCAGGTGGCCGGGCGCGCCACGGTCTTTGTGTTCCCCGACCTGAACACCGGCAACACCACGCATAAAGCCGTGCAGCGCAGTGCCGATTGCGTCAGCCTCGGGCCGATGCTGCAAGGCCTGCGCAAACCGGTCAATGACCTGCCGCGCGGTGCGCAAGTCGATGACATCGTCTACACCATCGCGCTCACCGCGATTCAAGCCGCCAACCGACCTATGGATGTGTAA
- the cysN gene encoding sulfate adenylyltransferase subunit CysN: MSHVSDLISEDILAYLGQHERKELLRFLTCGNVDDGKSTLIGRLLHDSKMIYEDHLEAITRDSKKVGTTGDDIDLALLVDGLQAEREQGITIDVAYRYFSTAKRKFIIADTPGHEQYTRNMATGASTCDLAIILVDARYGVQTQTRRHSFIASLLGIKHIVVAINKMDLKDFDEGVFESIKADYLKFAEGLKMKPTSMHFVPMSALKGDNVVNKSERSPWYKGQSLMEILETVEVAGDRNFTDLRFPVQYVNRPNLNFRGFAGTLASGIVHKGDEVVVLPSGKSSRVKSIVTFEGELEHAGPGQAVTLTMEDEIDISRGDLLVHADNVPPVTDSFEAMLVWMAEEPMLPGKKYDIKRATSYVPGSIASIVNKVDVNTLEEGPASALQLNEIGKVKIALDAPIALDGYESNRTTGAFIVIDRLTNGTVGAGMIVAQPVTHGTATHHGKLAHVATEERAQRFGQQPATVLFSGLSGAGKSTLAYAVERKLFDMGRAVFVLDGQNLRHDLNKGLPQDRAGRTENWRRAAHVARQFNEAGLLTLAAFVAPSAEGREQAKDLIGKDRLLTVYVQASPTVCAERDPQGLYAAGGDNIPGESFPYDVPLNADLVIDTQALSLEESVKQVLELLRQRGAI; the protein is encoded by the coding sequence ATGAGCCATGTTTCTGATTTGATCAGCGAGGACATCCTCGCCTACCTGGGCCAGCACGAACGTAAAGAGCTGCTGCGCTTTTTGACTTGCGGTAACGTCGATGACGGCAAGAGCACGCTGATCGGGCGCCTGCTGCACGACTCGAAGATGATCTATGAAGATCACCTCGAAGCGATCACCCGCGACTCGAAAAAAGTCGGCACCACCGGGGACGACATCGACCTGGCACTGCTGGTCGATGGCCTGCAGGCCGAGCGTGAGCAGGGCATCACCATTGATGTTGCTTACCGCTATTTCTCTACCGCCAAACGCAAATTCATCATCGCCGACACTCCCGGCCATGAGCAGTACACCCGCAACATGGCCACCGGTGCGTCCACCTGTGACCTGGCGATCATTCTGGTCGACGCCCGTTACGGCGTGCAGACCCAGACCCGTCGCCACAGCTTCATCGCTTCCCTGCTGGGCATCAAACACATTGTCGTCGCCATCAACAAGATGGACTTGAAGGACTTCGACGAAGGCGTGTTCGAGTCGATCAAGGCTGACTACCTGAAGTTCGCTGAAGGCTTGAAAATGAAGCCGACCAGCATGCACTTCGTGCCGATGTCTGCCCTTAAAGGCGACAACGTGGTCAACAAGTCCGAGCGCTCGCCTTGGTACAAAGGCCAGTCGCTGATGGAAATTCTCGAGACCGTGGAAGTCGCCGGCGATCGCAACTTCACCGACCTGCGTTTCCCGGTGCAGTACGTCAACCGTCCGAACCTGAACTTCCGTGGTTTTGCCGGCACGCTGGCCAGCGGCATCGTGCACAAGGGTGACGAAGTCGTGGTGCTGCCGTCGGGCAAGAGCAGCCGCGTGAAGTCCATCGTCACTTTCGAAGGTGAACTGGAACATGCAGGGCCGGGTCAAGCGGTGACGCTGACCATGGAAGACGAAATCGACATCTCCCGTGGCGACCTGCTGGTCCATGCCGACAACGTGCCGCCGGTCACCGACAGCTTCGAAGCGATGCTGGTGTGGATGGCTGAAGAGCCGATGCTGCCGGGCAAGAAATACGACATCAAACGCGCCACCAGTTATGTGCCGGGCTCGATCGCGAGCATCGTCAACAAGGTCGACGTGAACACGTTGGAAGAAGGCCCGGCGAGTGCGTTGCAGCTTAACGAAATCGGCAAGGTGAAAATCGCGCTCGACGCGCCGATCGCCCTCGACGGTTACGAAAGCAACCGCACCACTGGCGCGTTCATCGTCATTGATCGTCTGACCAATGGCACCGTTGGCGCTGGCATGATCGTCGCGCAGCCGGTGACCCATGGCACCGCCACACACCACGGCAAACTGGCGCACGTTGCGACTGAAGAACGCGCCCAGCGCTTCGGCCAGCAACCGGCCACCGTGTTGTTCAGCGGTCTGTCGGGAGCGGGCAAGAGCACGCTGGCTTACGCGGTCGAGCGCAAGCTGTTCGACATGGGTCGTGCGGTGTTCGTGCTCGATGGCCAGAACCTGCGTCACGACCTCAACAAAGGTCTGCCACAGGATCGTGCCGGGCGTACCGAGAACTGGCGTCGTGCCGCGCATGTGGCGCGTCAGTTCAACGAGGCGGGTCTGCTGACACTGGCCGCGTTCGTTGCGCCGAGTGCCGAAGGCCGCGAGCAGGCGAAGGATCTGATCGGCAAGGATCGTCTGCTGACAGTCTACGTGCAGGCTTCGCCGACCGTGTGCGCCGAGCGTGATCCGCAAGGTCTGTACGCTGCTGGCGGCGACAACATCCCGGGCGAATCCTTCCCGTACGACGTGCCGCTGAATGCCGATCTGGTGATCGACACGCAAGCGCTGAGTCTGGAAGAGAGCGTCAAGCAAGTGCTGGAATTGCTGCGTCAGCGTGGCGCCATTTAA